A single window of Granulicella mallensis MP5ACTX8 DNA harbors:
- a CDS encoding HigA family addiction module antitoxin, with the protein MPMFNPCHPGEILREYMGDAVTVSALAKHLGMTRANLSMILNGRLGISAAVALKLSEAFPNSNPEFWLNMQTNYDLAQARRAKRTKIQPILREAA; encoded by the coding sequence ATGCCGATGTTCAACCCCTGCCACCCCGGCGAGATTCTTCGCGAGTACATGGGAGATGCCGTTACCGTCAGTGCTCTTGCGAAGCATCTTGGGATGACCCGGGCCAATCTTTCGATGATTCTGAATGGGCGTCTTGGTATCTCTGCTGCCGTGGCCCTCAAGCTATCGGAGGCTTTTCCGAACTCCAATCCTGAGTTCTGGCTTAACATGCAGACGAACTACGATCTGGCACAGGCTCGCCGCGCAAAGCGCACGAAGATACAGCCTATTTTGCGTGAGGCAGCCTAA
- a CDS encoding metal-dependent transcriptional regulator, producing MARSREQLANTESVDNYLKAIFHLGGGQKERVSSGELAERLGVAPASVTSMIQKLAASTPPLVDYERHYGVSLSRAGKRRALEIVRHHRLIETFLYEVLNYPIDEIHDEAERLEHFISETFEKRIADKLGNPQLDPHGHCIPSLDGTMPAIHRVTCNCE from the coding sequence ATGGCGAGAAGCCGGGAGCAGCTTGCGAACACGGAGTCCGTGGATAACTATCTGAAGGCGATCTTCCATCTGGGAGGCGGCCAGAAGGAGCGCGTCAGCAGTGGAGAGCTGGCGGAGCGGCTTGGAGTCGCACCTGCCTCTGTGACGAGCATGATCCAGAAGCTCGCAGCTTCCACTCCACCGCTTGTCGACTACGAGAGGCACTATGGGGTCAGCCTCTCACGTGCCGGGAAGAGACGTGCACTGGAGATCGTTCGTCATCATCGGCTCATCGAGACCTTTCTTTACGAGGTCCTCAACTACCCCATCGACGAGATTCACGATGAAGCCGAGCGCCTGGAGCACTTCATCTCCGAGACCTTCGAGAAGCGCATCGCCGATAAACTCGGGAACCCCCAGCTTGACCCGCATGGGCACTGCATCCCATCTCTCGATGGGACGATGCCTGCGATCCATCGAGTCACCTGCAACTGCGAATGA
- a CDS encoding ExbD/TolR family protein, with amino-acid sequence MAFSANSTAEINVTPLIDVLLVLLIIFMVLVPVRPRGLDSSIPQGAPASAASQSPLVVRVSAGSAGSSPTYRIGQQDVALADIRPALQQLFATRQNLTLFVEADPTLNVQQVAEVVAEARAAGAGQIALGSLAKL; translated from the coding sequence ATGGCGTTCTCCGCAAACTCTACCGCCGAAATCAATGTCACGCCGCTGATCGACGTGCTGCTTGTGCTCCTCATCATCTTCATGGTTCTCGTCCCTGTGCGGCCTCGCGGGCTCGACAGCTCCATCCCGCAAGGCGCTCCGGCGTCTGCGGCGTCCCAGTCTCCTCTGGTCGTGCGCGTCTCAGCAGGCTCCGCCGGCAGCAGCCCAACCTATCGCATCGGCCAGCAGGACGTGGCGCTCGCGGACATACGCCCTGCCCTGCAGCAGCTCTTCGCTACACGGCAGAATCTCACTCTCTTTGTCGAAGCCGATCCCACGCTCAACGTCCAGCAGGTAGCCGAGGTCGTCGCGGAAGCACGAGCGGCAGGCGCGGGCCAGATCGCCCTGGGCTCGCTGGCGAAACTCTGA
- a CDS encoding tetratricopeptide repeat protein, translating into MKLSARISVSATLLVVLASTVGCTKLRARDRLVKGVQEFKAGHYEQAVDKFQESIALDPDYATARLYLATSYSYQVVPNDDTPGNLKIAQKAMDGFNEVLAKDPNDIGALKQIASIQRNIKQLDQAKVTEQKVIALDPKDSEANYTIAWIDWNKAYKNATTILAAAGMTDDGEGNVKKSKDVCAKIVAANTDLVNEALQYLTKAVEINPNYDDAMSYLNLTYRRKADLECGNDAARKDDLAKADEWVQKAAGARKANEAAKEKKLGGGVDMTK; encoded by the coding sequence ATGAAGCTTAGCGCACGAATTTCTGTCAGCGCCACGTTGTTGGTAGTGCTGGCGAGCACCGTTGGATGCACCAAATTGCGCGCGCGCGATAGGCTCGTGAAGGGTGTGCAGGAATTTAAGGCCGGCCACTACGAGCAGGCCGTCGACAAGTTCCAGGAGTCCATCGCTCTCGATCCTGATTACGCCACGGCGCGACTGTACCTCGCGACCTCGTATAGCTACCAGGTGGTGCCGAACGACGACACCCCAGGCAACCTGAAGATCGCCCAGAAGGCTATGGACGGCTTCAACGAGGTGCTTGCCAAGGACCCGAACGATATTGGCGCCCTCAAGCAGATCGCCTCGATCCAGCGCAACATCAAGCAGTTGGATCAAGCCAAGGTCACGGAGCAGAAGGTCATCGCTCTTGATCCGAAGGACTCCGAGGCGAACTACACGATCGCCTGGATCGATTGGAATAAGGCTTATAAGAATGCGACAACGATCCTCGCTGCCGCCGGCATGACGGATGATGGCGAAGGCAACGTGAAGAAGTCCAAGGACGTCTGCGCGAAGATCGTGGCAGCCAACACCGATCTCGTGAATGAGGCCCTGCAGTACCTGACGAAGGCTGTCGAGATCAATCCCAACTATGACGACGCTATGTCGTACCTGAACCTTACCTATCGCCGTAAGGCCGACCTGGAGTGCGGCAACGATGCTGCCCGCAAGGACGACCTCGCAAAGGCCGATGAGTGGGTGCAGAAAGCTGCCGGTGCTCGCAAGGCCAATGAAGCGGCCAAGGAGAAGAAGCTGGGCGGCGGCGTCGATATGACGAAGTAA
- the pyrR gene encoding bifunctional pyr operon transcriptional regulator/uracil phosphoribosyltransferase PyrR, with the protein MSDNHPSSPATETSESTQSIRSPRLREKGRLMSGSEIERTLVRLAHEIVERNHGCDNLGLVGIKRRGVPLAQRIAALVEKIEKQPVDTGMLDISFYRDDLSTRDIRPVVEKTDIGFDVTGRDIILMDDVLYTGRTIRAAMDALFDHGRPKSVQLLVLIDRGHRELPIEARFIGRTVPTSRREIIEVKLREIDDDEQVTLVELLD; encoded by the coding sequence ATGAGCGACAATCACCCATCCTCTCCGGCCACCGAAACGAGCGAATCCACCCAGTCCATACGGTCGCCACGCCTGCGCGAAAAAGGCCGCCTCATGTCCGGCTCCGAGATCGAGCGCACCCTGGTGCGGCTTGCGCACGAGATCGTGGAGCGCAACCACGGCTGCGACAACCTCGGCCTGGTCGGCATCAAGCGCCGCGGCGTGCCACTGGCGCAGCGCATCGCGGCGCTGGTCGAAAAGATTGAGAAGCAGCCGGTCGATACCGGCATGCTCGACATCAGCTTCTATCGTGACGACCTCTCGACGCGCGATATCCGGCCCGTCGTCGAAAAAACCGATATCGGCTTCGACGTCACCGGCCGCGACATCATCCTGATGGACGACGTGCTCTACACCGGCCGCACCATCCGCGCCGCGATGGACGCGCTCTTCGACCATGGCCGCCCCAAGAGCGTGCAGTTGTTGGTATTGATCGACCGCGGCCACCGCGAACTGCCGATCGAAGCCCGGTTTATCGGCCGCACCGTACCCACCTCACGCCGCGAGATCATCGAGGTCAAGCTGCGAGAGATCGACGACGACGAACAGGTAACCCTGGTCGAGTTGCTGGACTAA
- a CDS encoding DUF885 domain-containing protein encodes MRSLPLAALLLLASPVFAQQGVVHATGPAYVPQPAWIARSNAFTQQILDIQIKYSPEQASSEGLAKYDTEIGDVSLAAEEAQRKEEEAAVGKLEAALRTEQDQNVAEDLEIIIHNERLGFRVQDFSHKRRVPFINATSFFYSGLQPLLDDQLPQSRRESAVARLKKYAGQAPGYRPVTLQLIERMKQQMAKPGMIYPSRSEVETQLSRNAAIVDGIASLFQKYKLTGWEPAYAALKTQLADYDSWVKTNLLPKTRTDFRLLPEEYALAFEGYGIDIPPAQIAEMAHKAFLDYQAQMQPLAAEIAKEHGFASSDYRDVIRELKKQQITGDAILPFYEKRLHEIEKIIVTDKLVTLPNRPAIIRLGTPAESSQQPAPHMVPPPFLHNTGQRGVFVLPLNMPAGPGEAKAAKVDDYTFDAASWTLIAHEARPGHELQFDSMVEHGVSLARALFAFNSTNAEGWGLYSEYITLPYMPKEGQLISLQFRLLRAARAFLDPELQAGKIQPADAMKVLTQDVCFSVPFANQEVERYTLRSPGQANSYFYGFTRLLELRKETETALGPKFNALRFHDFILAQGLLPPGLMKKAVEEHFIPQEKARQQ; translated from the coding sequence TTGCGCTCACTTCCCCTTGCCGCCCTCCTGCTCCTTGCCTCCCCGGTCTTCGCCCAACAAGGAGTTGTCCATGCCACGGGACCGGCCTACGTGCCTCAGCCTGCCTGGATCGCGCGTTCCAACGCCTTTACCCAGCAGATCCTCGACATCCAGATCAAGTATTCGCCCGAACAGGCTTCCTCAGAAGGCCTGGCGAAGTACGACACTGAGATCGGCGATGTGTCGCTGGCCGCGGAAGAGGCGCAGCGCAAGGAAGAGGAAGCAGCAGTCGGCAAGCTTGAAGCTGCGCTCAGGACCGAGCAGGACCAGAACGTCGCCGAAGACCTCGAGATCATCATCCACAACGAGCGCCTCGGCTTTCGCGTGCAGGATTTCTCGCACAAGCGCCGCGTGCCCTTCATCAACGCCACCAGCTTCTTCTACTCCGGCCTGCAGCCACTGCTCGACGACCAGCTTCCGCAGTCCCGCCGCGAGTCCGCTGTCGCGCGTTTGAAGAAGTATGCCGGACAGGCGCCGGGCTACCGGCCCGTCACGCTGCAGCTCATCGAGCGCATGAAACAGCAGATGGCAAAGCCGGGCATGATCTATCCCTCCAGATCCGAGGTGGAGACGCAGCTATCGCGCAACGCCGCCATCGTGGACGGGATCGCCTCCCTGTTCCAGAAGTACAAGCTGACCGGATGGGAACCGGCGTATGCCGCGCTGAAGACCCAGCTCGCCGACTATGACTCCTGGGTGAAGACCAACCTCTTGCCCAAGACCCGCACCGACTTCCGGCTTCTTCCCGAGGAGTACGCGCTCGCCTTCGAGGGCTACGGCATCGACATTCCACCCGCGCAGATCGCCGAGATGGCGCACAAGGCGTTCCTCGACTATCAGGCCCAGATGCAACCCCTGGCAGCAGAGATCGCCAAGGAGCATGGCTTCGCTTCGAGCGACTATCGCGACGTGATCCGCGAGCTCAAGAAGCAGCAGATCACCGGCGATGCGATTCTGCCGTTCTACGAAAAACGTCTGCACGAGATCGAGAAGATCATCGTCACCGACAAGCTCGTCACCCTGCCCAACCGCCCGGCCATCATTCGCCTGGGCACACCGGCCGAGAGCTCGCAGCAGCCCGCGCCGCACATGGTGCCTCCGCCGTTCCTGCACAACACCGGACAGCGCGGCGTGTTCGTGCTGCCGCTCAACATGCCCGCGGGCCCTGGCGAAGCGAAGGCTGCCAAGGTCGACGACTATACCTTCGACGCCGCCTCGTGGACCCTGATCGCGCACGAGGCCCGTCCGGGACATGAGCTGCAGTTCGACTCGATGGTGGAGCACGGCGTCTCGTTGGCGCGCGCGCTGTTTGCGTTCAACTCCACCAACGCCGAAGGCTGGGGCCTCTACTCGGAGTACATCACGCTGCCCTACATGCCGAAGGAAGGCCAGCTCATCAGCCTTCAGTTCCGGCTGCTGCGCGCGGCACGGGCGTTCCTGGACCCAGAACTGCAGGCCGGCAAGATTCAGCCCGCAGACGCGATGAAGGTGCTCACGCAGGACGTGTGTTTCTCCGTGCCGTTTGCCAATCAGGAGGTCGAACGCTACACCCTTCGCTCTCCGGGACAGGCGAACAGCTACTTCTACGGCTTTACGCGGCTGCTGGAGCTGCGCAAGGAGACCGAAACCGCGCTAGGACCGAAGTTCAACGCCCTGCGCTTCCACGACTTCATCCTCGCGCAGGGACTACTGCCGCCAGGCCTCATGAAAAAGGCTGTAGAGGAGCACTTCATTCCGCAGGAGAAGGCTCGCCAGCAGTAG
- a CDS encoding MFS transporter, with protein MSEQVLTEPTEGLPLPAPNEPEPMSMGAVLRVVTMRRLWYAQIVSVFGDFLALFAVITVMTFKLHATAQQVTAGQIAYLLPIALLGIVSGVFVDRWPVKITLVSSDFLRAGLCLLLLLVHSVYGFYIVLAAISVVSSFFTPAQGIALRSAVPKHGLRSANSLMQQVMFIMRIIGGPIAIFVVSRFHEQTCYILDSLSFIASGSLIASLALNVPKKSAVVVTPEQEQATAKDGKTGIARILEDMKEGAGFVLHHAALLFVIVALAAGLFVMACFGPLIAIFVRDTLHASTNVFGISSAMIGLGLLVGISILNAVAKNVKNTTLVYSGLGGIALSTLLMATAPHIVFQLGSHAIGVDSLLTIVGCFMIGCSAGGIIVPSQTMIQQETPPEMLGRVGSTVMSFIFSAQIAGLVLSGILANHTSVRRVFLLCTGMLAVLIVAGKLWMEPKEHTTTA; from the coding sequence ATGAGCGAACAGGTCCTCACAGAGCCAACAGAGGGTCTTCCTCTGCCTGCGCCCAACGAACCGGAGCCCATGAGCATGGGCGCGGTGCTGCGCGTCGTCACGATGCGGCGGCTCTGGTATGCGCAGATCGTCTCGGTCTTCGGCGACTTCCTCGCGCTGTTCGCGGTCATCACCGTCATGACCTTCAAGCTGCATGCGACGGCGCAGCAGGTAACCGCCGGACAAATCGCCTACCTGCTGCCAATTGCGCTGCTGGGCATCGTCAGCGGCGTGTTCGTCGACCGCTGGCCGGTAAAGATCACGCTGGTCTCGAGCGACTTCCTCCGCGCGGGCCTCTGCCTGCTCCTGCTGCTCGTGCACTCGGTCTACGGCTTCTACATCGTCCTGGCGGCGATCAGCGTCGTATCGAGCTTCTTCACGCCCGCGCAGGGCATTGCTCTGCGCAGCGCGGTCCCCAAGCACGGCCTGCGTTCAGCCAACTCTCTGATGCAGCAGGTCATGTTCATCATGCGCATCATCGGCGGCCCGATTGCAATCTTCGTCGTCTCGCGCTTCCACGAGCAGACCTGCTACATCCTGGACTCCCTCAGCTTCATCGCCTCCGGCTCGCTCATCGCCTCGCTTGCGCTCAATGTTCCGAAGAAGAGCGCGGTCGTGGTCACCCCGGAGCAAGAGCAAGCGACCGCCAAAGACGGCAAGACCGGCATCGCCCGCATCCTTGAAGACATGAAGGAGGGCGCAGGCTTCGTCCTGCATCATGCGGCCCTGCTCTTCGTGATCGTCGCCCTGGCTGCCGGCCTGTTTGTGATGGCCTGCTTCGGCCCCCTGATCGCCATCTTCGTGCGCGACACGCTGCACGCCTCCACCAACGTCTTCGGCATCTCGAGCGCGATGATCGGGCTCGGCCTGCTCGTGGGTATCTCGATCCTCAACGCAGTGGCCAAGAACGTGAAGAACACCACCCTCGTCTACTCAGGCCTGGGAGGCATCGCCCTCTCCACGCTGTTGATGGCGACGGCCCCGCACATCGTCTTCCAGCTCGGAAGCCACGCCATCGGGGTCGATAGCCTGCTCACCATCGTCGGCTGCTTCATGATCGGCTGCTCGGCGGGCGGCATCATCGTTCCCTCGCAGACGATGATCCAGCAGGAGACCCCGCCGGAGATGCTGGGCCGCGTTGGGTCGACAGTCATGTCGTTCATCTTCAGCGCGCAGATCGCGGGGCTGGTCCTGAGCGGCATCCTGGCCAATCACACCAGCGTGCGGCGGGTCTTCCTGCTCTGCACGGGGATGCTGGCGGTGCTGATCGTCGCGGGCAAGCTATGGATGGAGCCGAAAGAGCACACGACGACGGCATAA